In Nicotiana tabacum cultivar K326 chromosome 10, ASM71507v2, whole genome shotgun sequence, the DNA window GTTTGAACTTACCTTAACTGATGTTTGATTTAATTGGTCCCAAAGCGTTTCCTTAAGCACTTGAACATCTACTTGTTTGGATGTTTTATCATACTGGACTTCAATCTTGTTTACCTGTTAATTCAGACAAGATAAACTAAGGGTTTCAGTTTGCGTCAAAAGAAGCTCTTCATCTAGCAGATTCTACACTGAGGAacaaaattattttctaataGCAACTGTGCAAAGAAAGATGAAGTTTTACTGTGGGAATTAAGTTTCCATTAAGCAAGCAAAGTGAACATTTGACATTTTTCTTCCCACAGATTAATTGACAGATAACATGATTtgaagtttcttttctttcttccattttcaGCCTAAAGAAATAAAGGAACTAATACTTACCAGTTCCTTGAAGTTTCTCACTTTTAGTATTGCTATTTCTTTTCAACATAAAGAATGACTTATTACCAATAGTACCAAACAGccaaaaagacaaagaaaaaaaaaagaaacaggcATTTAAAAGATCAGCCAATGGCGTGGAGTTCATCAAAATAAAAAACAGCAAACAGGGTTTTTGAAGCAATAGGGCCAGGTAATTGCATAAGATAATATTGGTCATAACCAGTCCAGTACAAGTTGCTTAAATGTTTAGATCACAGTTCTGCAGGAGATCTCAATCTGTATAAATCATACCTTATCTGCCTAAGTGTCCATGAGACCAAATCAGAGGGAAAGTGGATATAGAGTGGGATTCACCTCAATCTTGTTTCGACACCAAATTAGGACAACATCTTCAACTATTTAGCTTCGATTCTATTTGAGCTAAACTAGAGTATGCTTTTAACAACTTTTATTAAACGCTGGTCTTGTGCACACCTCGCCTATTTCACAAGGTACTTACCACCTCCCACCAGCACATGAACCGGGTAACTTTAGACATCAAGGCTTAGGCAAATGGGAAGAAATAACCAAAACTTTTTTCCTGTGATGGGATATTAACCCTAGTCTCTCACGGTTCTCATTCACTTCCGTTAACAACTTTAGCCATCCAAGAAATTGCCTTCAtcattaaaataatatataatgaTCTCTTTCCTAATTCTAGGTCAAACCTAATCTAATCAAGATTCAAGTCTTGAGCTCCCCATTAGCCTATAGCAATTAAGTTACATTCAGAGGAATCTAGATTACTACAAGTAAAAATAGTCAACATTTGAGAGGAGGAACAAACCTGGCGAGGTTGAGAGACAAGTGTACTTGACTCCTCAACATCACTAAATGCATTGCCATCATCAAAAGTATCATCAAAAGTCCCAGGAAATCCACCATCATCATCCCAAGATGGCATAGCTCCAAAATCATCACTTTGTTGACCGGCTTCATCTAACCAAAGAACCAGGTTAGTCAAGTTACATAATAACAAAAGTTTCATCTGTCACAATATGTAACATTCCTATTTCTGAAGAAAACTAGTAAATATGCAATAACAGGAGTACGCTACTTCTATAAGCAGTAGAAGACAAAATCTAGGAAATAGTTGAGAAGCCAATAGAGGAAATCTGTATATAGGGAAGAAGggttaaggaaagaaaaagatATCATGGTAAGCACCATCATAGATCCAACTcaaatgcaacaacaacaacaactcagtataatacCACAAGTGGGGTCAGGGGAGGGTAGCGTGTATGCAGAACTTACACCTACCATGGGGGTAGAGAGGCCGTTTCTGAGATCCTACTCAGACGCAATAGCATAAATCATTTAAAACACTTAAAGAATTGTCATCTTTGTTAAGCCACACCTGCATTACTGTCCCAGTAGACGTGTACCAAGCAAAAATGTATTTGAATAAAAAATTCAGCATTTACAGTTTGAAATCAACTTGCCGCAACAGAATCTATCACCCATAAATGTTATGCATGTCCTTAAATATATCAAAGTACAAAATTTAACAACAGCAGATGGGCATAAAAGTTATCTCACCTGGGACTTTCTTTCCTCTCCTTCCGAGGCACTAAGGCAAGAGAATATAGGCAATCAGAATATTTTTAAGGTAATCAGCAGATAACAAACTCACAAAGCAACTAGAGTTCACCGTGACATTGGATCGGAGAAACAGCTTCACAAGATTCTCAGGTTGATAATGACAATCTTCTGGAAGTAACCTGTTACACGATGTTCTATTAGCTGGAAGGAGTAGTAACTTGGGATTCTTTGGAGGAGCAAAGACATGCGATAGATCAGTGTCCAATGCTTTTGTGAAAGAAATTTCAGGTTCTGCTTTTCTGCTCTTTGTTTTCTTAGTCTTTACTGGTGATCCATCTTCCTTGCAAGGCTCCTCTGAGACTGTGAATGTGATGAGTTATTAAACACCAAAGAAACTTAAAGTGCTAGAGGTTTCTCCCATGACCATGatgggagagagaggagagatgAAAAAGTTAACATTCCTTTTGGAAGTCCTAAAAAAGCTTACCTTTCACCTTCCGATACTTCCAATGATCAGGACCAGCCCAGGAATTGTGCTTTGAAGAAAATCCTAAACTTAAAAACAAGTAATCATCAACTCTCTCAGATCTGTCATCATCTTCAGCATCGAGAAAAGTAAATGGTTCAGTGCCCTGCAAGACAAAGCCCAAAGAAATACCAGATTTCAGTTGTTCTCTTTTCAAAGGCCTCAATTACAAATTAGTGTTGAAAGCAACAACAAATAAGTGTGCTTGCCACCTCCTGTTGCCCTGATGAAATTTGATCAATATTGTGAGAGCCTTGTTCTGCCACATCTATTCCATCATCATGATCCATCGGCCAGGCTCCAGAATTGTCAAATACATCACCATCATCCACATCTAGGCCAAACGATTCAGAAGTTTGTTCTGGTGAAAGCTGGCTAGAAAAATCTGTTTCAGCTGGCACCTGCATCTCTCCACTGAATTGACTAATCATATGCCTCAGACTCGGTGATATCTCGTCCTTCTTGGGCATATTCAATACCATTTCTTCAACACAATCTATACTAACGGAAAAAGTTTATAGCAATCAATTGATAGTGGCTCACACACAAAGGAGCTTCCAGCATCTAAATACAAAAAGAACCCAAAACTACGTATAATTCCAAAGCCACAAACCTTTAGCAAAACATATATCAATGGAATCTGTTCTATCATTCCGAATTTCTTCTGGTATTGACTTCCCAGGTATCTCGCATGAATCAAAAAGGACACTGCAAGTACCATAGATTCCTAGGTTATTCAACAAAAGACCCTTTGCACCACCTTCATCAAACTGAGCTGATGTCTGATGATAAAGAGGATCAACAGCAAAAGCGGCTGCAAAATAGACAAATGAACCGTTTATAAAGCGAAAAAGGATAAATTCAGACAAAGAACAAAAATACCAAAGATAAGAAGCGTGTATACCATCAAATTTCTTCACATTGATAGAATCGAATGATGACTCTAGTGTTGATAAAGGCGATAGCTGCAATTGTCActcaaattagtttaggaacaagaaattattttgtgtttgtcataaagagaagaagaaTGTGAAGTATTAACCTTTTTTTCTTGCTCTTCTCTAGGGTGACCTTCCTCCTGCTCATTTTCAGCATTGGCATCCTCTACAACAGGATCTGGCATACAAGCAAAATATTAAGAGATAGAAGAATAAATGCACCAAGCGTCTAGGCGACTCCGCATACATTCAGCacgcacctaagaagaaggcaaatagggagggagagagagagagagagagagagagagagagtaaacAATGTCGAGAAAGGTTTGGAAGCATAAATAATTAGATCAAAAAGATAAAGAGTCGTTCCAATATTTTGAATGCCTTGGCATGAGAAGGCACACGATTAAAATGAGAAGATAAAAGAGGAAATAAATTTTGATTCACGAAGTATTCTTCAGGGAAGATTCAAACTAGAAAGACAATGTAATTtggaaaaataacaaacaaaaaaaacaattaaGCATAAAGAAAGCTACCAATGATgtagaatt includes these proteins:
- the LOC107798673 gene encoding condensin complex subunit 2 codes for the protein MAETLSPNTKQKGPFSPTKFVLGSNDDKLERARARAARAAVIRRKPLPVPPPSSTCLDEQQILELFQNCIKLASENKINQKNTWELGLIDHLCEIVKVEQENDSETNFQKASCTLEAGVKIYSMRVDSVHSEAYKVLGGINRVGKGNDQDPVVEDANAENEQEEGHPREEQEKKLSPLSTLESSFDSINVKKFDAAFAVDPLYHQTSAQFDEGGAKGLLLNNLGIYGTCSVLFDSCEIPGKSIPEEIRNDRTDSIDICFAKDCVEEMVLNMPKKDEISPSLRHMISQFSGEMQVPAETDFSSQLSPEQTSESFGLDVDDGDVFDNSGAWPMDHDDGIDVAEQGSHNIDQISSGQQEGTEPFTFLDAEDDDRSERVDDYLFLSLGFSSKHNSWAGPDHWKYRKVKVSEEPCKEDGSPVKTKKTKSRKAEPEISFTKALDTDLSHVFAPPKNPKLLLLPANRTSCNRLLPEDCHYQPENLVKLFLRSNVTCLGRRGKKVPDEAGQQSDDFGAMPSWDDDGGFPGTFDDTFDDGNAFSDVEESSTLVSQPRQVNKIEVQYDKTSKQVDVQVLKETLWDQLNQTSVKEESVSFKHILAAFPNECRASASIEAISPHLCFICLLHLANEHGLRIQGCVNLDDLSIQLEAHNNSLPNAVA